A window of Asterias rubens chromosome 22, eAstRub1.3, whole genome shotgun sequence contains these coding sequences:
- the LOC117305116 gene encoding transcription factor ETV6-like isoform X3 — translation MFTGSQRYLPASDPGSPVPVRVTACPESLMGKHPTSWSKDDVEEWLDWSVKEFELDDVQQKKFSMNGKALCILSKEGFRYRAPNAGDFLCELLQKLLSRADDELTRPAYEPTFRLRTLDKCNRDHSKSSDDGGKPNIPERLPLNLKITDNGHESSSSSGHSTPYAVFEDESQYSPRPMAAVHHSYPPYLSSHPTIHPKTLQEPRNGASIPETHPDTPNGQNPRPDIHSPAHCSSPPSRQSPANHSQIANRKRNFPPYLTSRLPHRQSLTAAGFAAPIEDYKDKHRREMMEAQLSSAEGPQNSSANRSGDARPILRDILTSRGRCPKSVLPYSRMKVQPKVHVPVIQETAAASTNGNTCTRVISNCTANQRSASISSDTLAHHVPLAPFSLQYPYHLAPSVGQALTCERSSPSVFSNMLNVKVLCDTEVEEGTLEMDCDAKQVRVGKKKGHRPLLWQFLWQLLKDRNNLHSICWEDEVCLVFRIIDTEKVSKLWGKEKNRLNMTYEKMSRGMRYYYNTGILCKVSLKGRFTFANHSYN, via the exons ATGTTCACTGGCTCCCAACGTTATTTACCTGCGTCTGATCCAGGATCACCGGTTCCCGTCAGGGTGACTGCGTGCCCTGAAAGTCTTATGG GTAAACACCCCACAAGTTGGTCAAAAGATGATGTGGAGGAGTGGCTGGATTGGTCTGTTAAAGAGTTTGAACTGGATGATGTCCAACAGAAGAAGTTCTCTATGAACGGAAAAGCCCTCTGCATCCTTTCCAAAGAAGGCTTCCGTTACCGCGCCCCTAATGCTGGAGACTTCTTGTGTGAACTCCTCCAAAAGCTCCTTAGTAGAG CAGACGACGAACTGACCAGGCCTGCTTATGAGCCGACTTTCAGACTAAGAACGTTGGACAAGTGCAACAGGGACCACTCAAAGAGCAGCGACGATGGAGGAAAACCAAACATACCAGAACGTCTACCACTCAACCTCAAAATAACAG ATAATGGTCATGAGAGCTCCAGTAGTTCCGGTCACAGCACCCCTTATGCAGTGTTTGAAGACGAGTCCCAGTACAGCCCTCGCCCAATGGCGGCCGTCCATCACAGCTACCCACCCTACTTGTCTTCTCATCCTACCATACACCCTAAGACTCTGCAAGAGCCCAGAAACGGGGCATCAATCCCAGAGACGCACCCAGACACCCCGAACGGTCAAAACCCCCGACCAGACATCCACTCCCCAGCTCACTGCTCCTCCCCACCAAGTCGGCAGTCACCTGCGAACCACTCACAGATCGCCAATCGGAAGCGGAACTTTCCACCGTACCTTACCTCAAGATTGCCTCATCGGCAAAGTCTCACAGCAGCTGGGTTTGCAGCCCCTATTGAAGACTATAAAGATAAACACCGAAGAGAAATGATGGAAGCTCAGCTGAGTTCTGCGGAGGGCCCCCAGAATTCTAGCGCCAACCGAAGCGGAGATGCGCGGCCAATTTTACGAGACATTCTTACCAGCAGGGGTCGTTGTCCAAAATCAGTTCTACCTTACAGTCGGATGAAGGTACAGCCAAAAGTGCACGTTCCAGTTATCCAGGAGACTGCTGCAGCCTCGACCAATGGCAACACCTGTACTAGAGTGATCAGCAACTGCACAGCCAATCAGAGGTCAGCTTCCATCAGCTCGGACACCCTCGCACACCATGTGCCCCTTGCGCCTTTTTCTCTTCAATATCCGTACCAtctggcgccctctgttggccaGGCGTTGACCTGTGAGAGGAGTTCTCCATCCGTTTTTTCAAACATGCTGAATGTGAAAGTCTTGTGTGACACTGAAGTTGAGGAAGGCACTTTAGAAATGGACTGCGATGCCAAACAAGTCAGAGTTGGTAAAAAGAAAG GTCACAGACCTCTCTTGTGGCAATTCTTATGGCAACTCCTCAAAGATAGAAACAATCTCCACTCCATCTGTTGGGAGGACGAAGTATGCCTCGTCTTCCGCATCATCGATACGGAGAAAGTCTCAAAACTCTGGGGGAAGGAGAAGAATCGACTGAATATGACATACGAGAAGATGTCCAGAGGAATGAGGTATTATTACAACACAGGGATTCTATGCAA agtgtcattaaagggaaggtttacgtttGCTAATCACTCTTACAATTAA
- the LOC117305116 gene encoding transcription factor ETV6-like isoform X2, which yields MFTGSQRYLPASDPGSPVPVRVTACPESLMGKHPTSWSKDDVEEWLDWSVKEFELDDVQQKKFSMNGKALCILSKEGFRYRAPNAGDFLCELLQKLLSRDDELTRPAYEPTFRLRTLDKCNRDHSKSSDDGGKPNIPERLPLNLKITDNGHESSSSSGHSTPYAVFEDESQYSPRPMAAVHHSYPPYLSSHPTIHPKTLQEPRNGASIPETHPDTPNGQNPRPDIHSPAHCSSPPSRQSPANHSQIANRKRNFPPYLTSRLPHRQSLTAAGFAAPIEDYKDKHRREMMEAQLSSAEGPQNSSANRSGDARPILRDILTSRGRCPKSVLPYSRMKVQPKVHVPVIQETAAASTNGNTCTRVISNCTANQRSASISSDTLAHHVPLAPFSLQYPYHLAPSVGQALTCERSSPSVFSNMLNVKVLCDTEVEEGTLEMDCDAKQVRVGKKKGHRPLLWQFLWQLLKDRNNLHSICWEDEVCLVFRIIDTEKVSKLWGKEKNRLNMTYEKMSRGMRYYYNTGILCKEPGQKLTYRFLTPPEDLINSRCIFKNKTQTNAASDAESKEARIDQEVDTPKTFSSQTDPETADEMSSPGSASTTSTASLSCCDTPIGMTTVAQEDIKIKREPDEL from the exons ATGTTCACTGGCTCCCAACGTTATTTACCTGCGTCTGATCCAGGATCACCGGTTCCCGTCAGGGTGACTGCGTGCCCTGAAAGTCTTATGG GTAAACACCCCACAAGTTGGTCAAAAGATGATGTGGAGGAGTGGCTGGATTGGTCTGTTAAAGAGTTTGAACTGGATGATGTCCAACAGAAGAAGTTCTCTATGAACGGAAAAGCCCTCTGCATCCTTTCCAAAGAAGGCTTCCGTTACCGCGCCCCTAATGCTGGAGACTTCTTGTGTGAACTCCTCCAAAAGCTCCTTAGTAGAG ACGACGAACTGACCAGGCCTGCTTATGAGCCGACTTTCAGACTAAGAACGTTGGACAAGTGCAACAGGGACCACTCAAAGAGCAGCGACGATGGAGGAAAACCAAACATACCAGAACGTCTACCACTCAACCTCAAAATAACAG ATAATGGTCATGAGAGCTCCAGTAGTTCCGGTCACAGCACCCCTTATGCAGTGTTTGAAGACGAGTCCCAGTACAGCCCTCGCCCAATGGCGGCCGTCCATCACAGCTACCCACCCTACTTGTCTTCTCATCCTACCATACACCCTAAGACTCTGCAAGAGCCCAGAAACGGGGCATCAATCCCAGAGACGCACCCAGACACCCCGAACGGTCAAAACCCCCGACCAGACATCCACTCCCCAGCTCACTGCTCCTCCCCACCAAGTCGGCAGTCACCTGCGAACCACTCACAGATCGCCAATCGGAAGCGGAACTTTCCACCGTACCTTACCTCAAGATTGCCTCATCGGCAAAGTCTCACAGCAGCTGGGTTTGCAGCCCCTATTGAAGACTATAAAGATAAACACCGAAGAGAAATGATGGAAGCTCAGCTGAGTTCTGCGGAGGGCCCCCAGAATTCTAGCGCCAACCGAAGCGGAGATGCGCGGCCAATTTTACGAGACATTCTTACCAGCAGGGGTCGTTGTCCAAAATCAGTTCTACCTTACAGTCGGATGAAGGTACAGCCAAAAGTGCACGTTCCAGTTATCCAGGAGACTGCTGCAGCCTCGACCAATGGCAACACCTGTACTAGAGTGATCAGCAACTGCACAGCCAATCAGAGGTCAGCTTCCATCAGCTCGGACACCCTCGCACACCATGTGCCCCTTGCGCCTTTTTCTCTTCAATATCCGTACCAtctggcgccctctgttggccaGGCGTTGACCTGTGAGAGGAGTTCTCCATCCGTTTTTTCAAACATGCTGAATGTGAAAGTCTTGTGTGACACTGAAGTTGAGGAAGGCACTTTAGAAATGGACTGCGATGCCAAACAAGTCAGAGTTGGTAAAAAGAAAG GTCACAGACCTCTCTTGTGGCAATTCTTATGGCAACTCCTCAAAGATAGAAACAATCTCCACTCCATCTGTTGGGAGGACGAAGTATGCCTCGTCTTCCGCATCATCGATACGGAGAAAGTCTCAAAACTCTGGGGGAAGGAGAAGAATCGACTGAATATGACATACGAGAAGATGTCCAGAGGAATGAGGTATTATTACAACACAGGGATTCTATGCAAGGAACCGGGGCAGAAGCTGACATACCG ATTTCTTACCCCACCAGAGGACTTAATAAACTCAAGATGCATCTTCAAAAACAAGACGCAAACCAACGCCGCTTCCGATGCAGAATCCAAGGAGGCGAGAATTGATCAAGAAGTGGACACTCCGAAAACCTTCTCTTCCCAGACAGATCCCGAGACGGCAGACGAGATGTCCTCACCGGGGTCTGCCTCGACGACCAGCACGGCCTCATTGTCATGCTGTGATACACCGATCGGCATGACAACTGTTGCTCAGGAAGACATCAAGATTAAAAGAGAGCCTGATGAACTTTGA
- the LOC117305116 gene encoding transcription factor ETV6-like isoform X1, which translates to MFTGSQRYLPASDPGSPVPVRVTACPESLMGKHPTSWSKDDVEEWLDWSVKEFELDDVQQKKFSMNGKALCILSKEGFRYRAPNAGDFLCELLQKLLSRADDELTRPAYEPTFRLRTLDKCNRDHSKSSDDGGKPNIPERLPLNLKITDNGHESSSSSGHSTPYAVFEDESQYSPRPMAAVHHSYPPYLSSHPTIHPKTLQEPRNGASIPETHPDTPNGQNPRPDIHSPAHCSSPPSRQSPANHSQIANRKRNFPPYLTSRLPHRQSLTAAGFAAPIEDYKDKHRREMMEAQLSSAEGPQNSSANRSGDARPILRDILTSRGRCPKSVLPYSRMKVQPKVHVPVIQETAAASTNGNTCTRVISNCTANQRSASISSDTLAHHVPLAPFSLQYPYHLAPSVGQALTCERSSPSVFSNMLNVKVLCDTEVEEGTLEMDCDAKQVRVGKKKGHRPLLWQFLWQLLKDRNNLHSICWEDEVCLVFRIIDTEKVSKLWGKEKNRLNMTYEKMSRGMRYYYNTGILCKEPGQKLTYRFLTPPEDLINSRCIFKNKTQTNAASDAESKEARIDQEVDTPKTFSSQTDPETADEMSSPGSASTTSTASLSCCDTPIGMTTVAQEDIKIKREPDEL; encoded by the exons ATGTTCACTGGCTCCCAACGTTATTTACCTGCGTCTGATCCAGGATCACCGGTTCCCGTCAGGGTGACTGCGTGCCCTGAAAGTCTTATGG GTAAACACCCCACAAGTTGGTCAAAAGATGATGTGGAGGAGTGGCTGGATTGGTCTGTTAAAGAGTTTGAACTGGATGATGTCCAACAGAAGAAGTTCTCTATGAACGGAAAAGCCCTCTGCATCCTTTCCAAAGAAGGCTTCCGTTACCGCGCCCCTAATGCTGGAGACTTCTTGTGTGAACTCCTCCAAAAGCTCCTTAGTAGAG CAGACGACGAACTGACCAGGCCTGCTTATGAGCCGACTTTCAGACTAAGAACGTTGGACAAGTGCAACAGGGACCACTCAAAGAGCAGCGACGATGGAGGAAAACCAAACATACCAGAACGTCTACCACTCAACCTCAAAATAACAG ATAATGGTCATGAGAGCTCCAGTAGTTCCGGTCACAGCACCCCTTATGCAGTGTTTGAAGACGAGTCCCAGTACAGCCCTCGCCCAATGGCGGCCGTCCATCACAGCTACCCACCCTACTTGTCTTCTCATCCTACCATACACCCTAAGACTCTGCAAGAGCCCAGAAACGGGGCATCAATCCCAGAGACGCACCCAGACACCCCGAACGGTCAAAACCCCCGACCAGACATCCACTCCCCAGCTCACTGCTCCTCCCCACCAAGTCGGCAGTCACCTGCGAACCACTCACAGATCGCCAATCGGAAGCGGAACTTTCCACCGTACCTTACCTCAAGATTGCCTCATCGGCAAAGTCTCACAGCAGCTGGGTTTGCAGCCCCTATTGAAGACTATAAAGATAAACACCGAAGAGAAATGATGGAAGCTCAGCTGAGTTCTGCGGAGGGCCCCCAGAATTCTAGCGCCAACCGAAGCGGAGATGCGCGGCCAATTTTACGAGACATTCTTACCAGCAGGGGTCGTTGTCCAAAATCAGTTCTACCTTACAGTCGGATGAAGGTACAGCCAAAAGTGCACGTTCCAGTTATCCAGGAGACTGCTGCAGCCTCGACCAATGGCAACACCTGTACTAGAGTGATCAGCAACTGCACAGCCAATCAGAGGTCAGCTTCCATCAGCTCGGACACCCTCGCACACCATGTGCCCCTTGCGCCTTTTTCTCTTCAATATCCGTACCAtctggcgccctctgttggccaGGCGTTGACCTGTGAGAGGAGTTCTCCATCCGTTTTTTCAAACATGCTGAATGTGAAAGTCTTGTGTGACACTGAAGTTGAGGAAGGCACTTTAGAAATGGACTGCGATGCCAAACAAGTCAGAGTTGGTAAAAAGAAAG GTCACAGACCTCTCTTGTGGCAATTCTTATGGCAACTCCTCAAAGATAGAAACAATCTCCACTCCATCTGTTGGGAGGACGAAGTATGCCTCGTCTTCCGCATCATCGATACGGAGAAAGTCTCAAAACTCTGGGGGAAGGAGAAGAATCGACTGAATATGACATACGAGAAGATGTCCAGAGGAATGAGGTATTATTACAACACAGGGATTCTATGCAAGGAACCGGGGCAGAAGCTGACATACCG ATTTCTTACCCCACCAGAGGACTTAATAAACTCAAGATGCATCTTCAAAAACAAGACGCAAACCAACGCCGCTTCCGATGCAGAATCCAAGGAGGCGAGAATTGATCAAGAAGTGGACACTCCGAAAACCTTCTCTTCCCAGACAGATCCCGAGACGGCAGACGAGATGTCCTCACCGGGGTCTGCCTCGACGACCAGCACGGCCTCATTGTCATGCTGTGATACACCGATCGGCATGACAACTGTTGCTCAGGAAGACATCAAGATTAAAAGAGAGCCTGATGAACTTTGA